AGGAGCGCTGCCGAACCTGTATTTGTCCCGCCGGGTGAAGAACGCCATGGACCCGCGGGCGATCTTGAGCCCGGGGCGTTACTGGGGGCACTGGTGATGAGCGAGGTCAAAGGTAGCCAGCCAGAAAGACCGCCGATCTCTATCGAGCGGCTGCTCGAATGTGTGCATTGCGGCCTATGCTTGCCCGCCTGTCCCACCTACGTGGAATTGGGAAACGAAGCGGACTCTCCGCGCGGGCGCATTCATTGGCTGCGGGCGGTGGCGGAGCAGGGCTTGTCGTTGGACGCGGCGGGGGTGCGCCACCTCGATCTCTGCTTGGGATGCCGCGCCTGCGAATCGGCGTGCCCCTCGGGCGTGCGGTATGGAGAGGTGCTCGAAGAGGCTCGCGTTTTCGTGGAGCGATCGTTCCGCCGGCCGTGGTGGGATCGGTGGCGGCGGCGCCTGGTGGTCGAGTTGTTTGCGCATCCGGCGCGCCTAGCCACCTTGTTGCTGCCCATTCGCCTGGCCGACCGTTTGGGTGCGGGTGGGTGGCTGAGGCGGCTTCCGTTGCTGGAGTTCTTGCCGCCTCTGGCACGGGCTGCGTCATGGAAACCGTCTGCGGTGTTTGCCGCACGCGGGCCACGCAAGCACCGCGTGGCACTGTTGCGCGGTTGCGTGGCGAGGGTGTTGTTCCCGCAAGTCGAAGCGGCGCTGGTGCGGCTTCTTGTGGACCAGGGGTGCGAGGTCATTGTGCCTCCCAAGCAAGGCTGCTGCGGGGCGTTGGCGGCGCATCAGGGCGACAAGAATCGTGCGGCTCGATTTGTACGCGAGTTTGTCGCCGCGTTCGCGCAACCTGTAGATGCGATTTTAGTTACGGCCGCAGGCTGCGGAGCCTTCCTTCGGTGTTGCGCTCACTGGCTCGATGCGGGCGCGCTCCGAAAGCAAGCGGAACACGTGCAAGTGCGGGTGCGTGATGCCACGGAGTTTCTCGCCGCGCTCGACTTGCCGGCGCCGCCGCGGCCGTTCGGGATTAAAGTTGCTTACCACCATGCTTGTCACCTGGTTCACGCGCAAGGCATTCGCGACCAACCGGAGCAACTTCTCCGCTTAGTCGGTGCCGAGCTTGTGCCTCTGGAGGAAGCCGACATGTGCTGCGGCAGCGCGGGCTCGTACAACCTGCTCGAGGCGGGGCTCGCTCAGCGGTTGGGAGAGCGCAAGGCTCGCAACATTCTGGGCAGTGGCGCCGAGGTCGTCGCGGTGGCCAACCCGGGGTGCAGCTTGCAAATCCAGGCGGCGCTACGGCGCGCCGGGTCGCGCCTGCCCGTGTTGCACCCCATCGAGATTCTCGTCGCCGCGTACTATCCGGACGCGTTCGCTCCTCCTAGCTTTTCTCCCACACCGGACCCGTAGCTCACGCTACGGGTTTGCGGCCGTTGTCGGTGCGGGTGCGACGCAACGCTCCAGCGGCGCAAGGAGTTCGCGCACAGCGTTGCTCACCCTATCGGAGGGGAACAGTTCTTCGTCTGGGCGGCGGAAATAAGACCGAGCCACGTACACGGTGCGCCACTGAACGGGTATGCCTCCTTTATACAGCCGCCGCCCGTCGGGTTCGACCATGATCACCGATAGCCACACGCCGGTGACCAGTTGCGGCATGTCGAGAACCGGCTGCTGGTCCAGGCGAATATTCTCGCCATTGAACTGAGGCCACACGGGTTCGCCGTTGCTCCGGTAGAGCGTGCGCTCCGAGGTGAAGGCAAGCAGTAGGGCGTCCACCTGGTGGGAGTGGGCGAGATCCCGTGCGGCATAACTGCGCGCGACGCGCAGCTTCTCGTCGTCCGGCTCTCCAGTGAGCGGGTCGAACACGCCACCGATTTGGCTTGCGTACCGGCGCCACACCGGACCCACGACGTTGCTTCCCACCACGCGATAACCACGCGCCTGCAGGATCTCCGTTACCGCGCGTTCAATGTCGGCGGCCACCCGTTCGCGGTGCGGGCGGCGGAGGTAGACCCCTGGGGGCATGATACCGATCGTGCGCACCAAACGGGCGAACTCTTCGCGCGGGACTTCGTACGGGTTGTACGGCTTGGCGGAAACGCAGCCTGCGAAGAAAAGCAGGGCTGCGAGCCACACGCTGCGAGCGCGGAGTTTACGCGAGTCCATCCTGGTCGAGGGCCTCATTGAGGGAGACCTCCTTGAAGTTCTTGCAGCATCCCTTCCACGATGCCGCGATCGATCGCCTGCGGCGACAGCTCTAGGTAGCGTCGGAGATGGCGACGGGCGCACGCCGCGTCTTTGTGCTCTCGGCACCAAAGCCCCATCTCGCGGTGGGCCGGAGCGAACTCCGGGTCGAGAGCGAGCGCTTGCTCGTACGCGCGCCGAGCTGCAGCGAGGTCACGGGCGTTCGTGTCGAGGCGGTACCAGTCGCCCAGCGCCACGTAGCCGTCGGCGCGGTGGGGAAATGCGGCCAAGTGGCGGTCAATCAAGCGGCGGGCTCGCGAGTAGCGGCGGATTTTCATATTCACGCTGGCCACGTCCAGCCGGACGGCTGCGGTGCGTTCGAGGAACTCGCCTTCGTTTCGGATCGCCGTCTTTAGAGCGGGCGGCACTTCGGTCTCGTTCCAGGCACGCAGTCGCTCGAGGCGCTCCGCCGTCGCCGGGTGGTCTCCGTAGTAATAGGGCTCCGGCACCTTTTGCTCCGCCACGAGCAGTTGTTCCTCTTCCAGCAAGCGCTCCATGGCAGCGGCACAGTGGGCGCCGTCGTAACCACTCGCTCGCGCTGCTTCCCAACCCCTTCGATCGGCCCGATATTCGAGGTCGCGGGCAAAGCCGCGCACTTGCCAGACCAACAGTGACCCTTCTGGCCCCGCCAGCAGGTCCAACACCACCGAGGGCCCCGGAAGCGCCATTGCGCCGCCCGAGCCAGCGAGCAGGACTACCAGCAGCCCACGAACCGCACTCACGGTTTTCTCGTCGTGCAGCCGTTGTGCGTAGGCATGCCGCTCGGCAAAGTGGGTAATTTCGTGCCCGAGCACGCACGCGAGCTGCGCTTCGCTGTCCAATTGCGCCAGCAAGCCTTCGCTGACCATCAATTTGCCGTTCGGCAGAGCGTATGCACTCAGGAAGGGGTCTTGAACCACACGCACCTCGACGGAAGATGGATCCAGTTGAAAGGCGGGCATCAGTCGCATCGCGACATCGTTCACGTACGAGGCCAAAGCCGTGTCGGAACGGAACGCTTTCTCCTTCTCCATGGCTGTAAACAGCCTCCGGGCCCGGGCCCACAGTTGGATCTCTTCCTCGTCCCGCGGGGCCGGAGCGCCAACGAAAGGTTCCAGGTTGGGCCGAAAGCAGCCGGCGGCAAGACACATCGAGAGCAAGAACGTCGCAACGCGTGGCAGCCTGGGATGGAGATGTGCGGCGTTCCGACCGAGGCCCATGATTCACCCCGTCGTCGGTGTTTACGCTTACATGTGGACGGCATGCAAGCGGCATCTGTTGGTCCGCAAGGCCGGCGCCCGGCCGTCCGGGCCAGCGCGCCAACAGCAGTCTCCGGTTGACAGCGCGGGCGAGCCGTTTCAAAAAGCAGGTCGTGATGCACGGCCACCTGGCTTCAAAGGCAGCACGCCGGCAGCCTTCGCAACTTTCTCGGGGGCCGTGCTGGGCGCTGGTGCTGTGGTTCTATTGGTTGGCCGGCTGCGGGCCCGTACCGCCCGTGTTGCACATGCCGGAAGCAAGTCCCTGGCGCGTGCCCATCGATGATTTTGCTTCTCGGGTGAGCACCGTTTGCGTATATCCGACGGACATCAGTGCGGAGGAGCTCGCGGAGCGCGCGCAAGACTTCAGCCG
This sequence is a window from Candidatus Binatia bacterium. Protein-coding genes within it:
- a CDS encoding glycolate oxidase iron-sulfur subunit — translated: MSEVKGSQPERPPISIERLLECVHCGLCLPACPTYVELGNEADSPRGRIHWLRAVAEQGLSLDAAGVRHLDLCLGCRACESACPSGVRYGEVLEEARVFVERSFRRPWWDRWRRRLVVELFAHPARLATLLLPIRLADRLGAGGWLRRLPLLEFLPPLARAASWKPSAVFAARGPRKHRVALLRGCVARVLFPQVEAALVRLLVDQGCEVIVPPKQGCCGALAAHQGDKNRAARFVREFVAAFAQPVDAILVTAAGCGAFLRCCAHWLDAGALRKQAEHVQVRVRDATEFLAALDLPAPPRPFGIKVAYHHACHLVHAQGIRDQPEQLLRLVGAELVPLEEADMCCGSAGSYNLLEAGLAQRLGERKARNILGSGAEVVAVANPGCSLQIQAALRRAGSRLPVLHPIEILVAAYYPDAFAPPSFSPTPDP